In Odontesthes bonariensis isolate fOdoBon6 chromosome 6, fOdoBon6.hap1, whole genome shotgun sequence, one genomic interval encodes:
- the chfr gene encoding E3 ubiquitin-protein ligase CHFR: protein MDSYRGGRPWGKLVKVDSSETVLLFSRECTVGRKKGCYLSFPANKLVSGEHCKIVKDESSGLVWLEDMSTNGTVINMSKVVKRQTHMLQNGDVIYFVYRKSEPEQNIAYVYHSIKMEQAVSQDSYDIERPAHCPAHVPASEMSLSVEPVMLAKAPCDPTQEEPQPSTSASHFCIESPSSSVPVAIIHSSASGQTKDALPKPEKDTDDLEPERKRRKIHQDKEYHLGVPHTSSTDATGSTKRGDGSVLLKPPVEGTKTDKMEESLTCVICQDLLHDCISLQPCMHVFCAACYSGWMERSSLCPTCRCPVERICKNHILNNLVEAYLIQHPEKCRSEEDLKSMDSRNKITQDMLQPKVERSFSDEEGSSDYLYELSDNDSDSSDISQPVVMCRQCPGYRRNMSQVLFGTSSNYWFSGLPTLPPLPPPAKPASEEGAAKPMGEQPSTSSDQPSAPQEYYCPPQGCHLICSCCLMPMPDRRAELNNQQVIAQQCALCQQPFCHMYWGCQGIGCQGCLARFSDLNLTDKCLDGVLNNNSYESEVLENYLSSRGKSWKDLLKEALQGLQQGSYVVIDSRISANTILCSCCGLRAFKELAYKYRQSIPPSELPAAVTSRPDCYWGRNCRTQVKAHHAMKFNHICEQTRFKS from the exons ATGGATAGCTACAGAGGAGGACGACCATGGGGGAAACTAGTCAAAGTGGATTCCAGTGAAACTGTCCTGCTTTTTAGTAGGGAATGTACGGTGGGCAGAAAGAAAG GATGTTACCTGTCTTTCCCGGCCAATAAACTCGTCTCAGGGGAGCACTGCAAGATAGTGAAAGATGAAAGCTCAGGGCTTGTGTGGCTTGAAGACATGAG CACGAATGGCACAGTAATCAACATGTCCAAAGTGGTCAAGAGGCAAACTCACATGCTGCAAAATGGTGATGTCATCTACTTTGTGTACAGGAAAAGTGAGCCAGAACAAA ACATCGCCTACGTTTACCATTCCATCAAAATGGAACAAGCTGTTTCACAGGACAGTTACG ACATTGAGAGGCCAGCCCACTGTCCCGCTCATGTTCCAGCATCAGAGATGTCTCTCTCTGTGGAGCCTGTAATGCTTGCTAAGGCTCCTTGTGATCCAACCCAGGAGGAACCTCAACCATCCACCTCTGCTTCCCATTTCTGTATTGAGAGCCCCTCCTCTTCTGTCCCTGTGGCAATCATTCATTCTTCAGCCTCAG GCCAGACCAAAGATGCACTCCCCAAACCAGAAAAAGACACAGACGACCTGGAGCCAGAACGCAAGAGGAGGAAAATTCATCAAG ATAAAGAATACCATTTGGGTGTACCACACACCTCGAGTACAGATGCGACCGGTTCAACTAAGAGAGGTGACGGGAGTGTTTTGTTGAAACCACCGGTGGAAGGAACCAAGACAGACAAGATGGAGGAAAGCCTGACATGTGTTATCTGCCAGGACCTACTGCATGACTGTATCAG CTTGCAGCCTTGCATGCACGTCTTTTGTGCTGCCTGCTACTCGGGTTGGATGGAACGCTCATCTCTTTGCCCTACCTGCCGCTGCCCTGTGGAGAGGATTTGTAAAAACCACATCCTCAACAACCTTGTGGAGGCCTACCTCATCCAGCACCCAG AAAAGTGTCGCAGTGAGGAGGACCTGAAGAGCATGGACAGCCGAAACAAGATTACTCAGGACATGTTGCAGCCAAAAGTTGAGCGCTCTTTCTCTGACGAGGAGGGCAGCTCAGATTACCTCTATGAGCTCTCTGACAATGACAGTGACTCCTCAGACATCAG TCAGCCTGTGGTGATGTGCAGACAGTGTCCTGGCTACAGGAGGAATATGAGTCAAGTGCTGTTTGGTACAAGCTCAAACTACTGGTTCTCTGGTCTGCCAACTCTACCACCTTTACCTCCACCAGCCAAACCAGCAAGTGAGGAGGGTGCAGCAAAGCCCATGGGAGAGCAGCCCTCAACATCCTCTGATCAGCCCTCGG CACCTCAGGAGTATTACTGCCCCCCTCAGGGCTGCCATCTCATCTGCTCCTGCTGCCTCATGCCAATGCCAGACAGGCGTGCCGAGTTAAACAACCAGCAGGTTATTGCTCAACAAT GTGCGTTGTGCCAGCAACCTTTCTGTCATATGTACTGGGGCTGCCAAGGGATTGGCTGTCAAGGCTGTCTGGCTCGATTCAGTG ATCTCAATCTGACCGACAAATGCCTGGATGGTGTGCTGAACAATAACAGCTATGAGTCGGAGGTCCTCGAA AACTACCTTTCCTCCAGGGGAAAGTCATGGAAAGATCTGCTCAAAGAGGCTTTGCAAGGCTTACAGCAGGGAAGCTACGTTGTGATAG ATTCTCGGATCTCAGCAAACACTATTCTGTGCTCCTGCTGTGGCCTGCGAGCCTTCAAGGAGCTGGCCTACAAATACAGACAGAGCATCCCTCCCTCTGAACTGCCAG ctgctgtcacatctcGCCCCGACTGTTATTGGGGACGCAACTGTCGCACACAGGTGAAGGCCCATCATGCAAT gAAATTCAACCACATATGTGAGCAGACGCGTTTCAAGAGCTGA